The sequence TGGGTTAAAGAAACCAACGCGTTCAATATAACGGCCGTTACGTGCTTTACGACTGTCAGCAACAGTCAAGTGATAAAAAGGACGCTTCTTGGAGCCGCCGCGAGCTAATCGAATGCTTACCATGTAAGTCTTTCCTGTCATTAATTCTTGTAATCAGGCACCCAGCTTTTGACGTTGGGGGACCTGCGAAAGGCGGCGTATTTTAATGGAAAGCCATACCCTTGTATAGAGCTAATTTGGCTAATTATCCATCTTTATGCTACCGCACAATTTAAGGGTTACCGGCCCATACCGGGCGGCAAACCTCCGCCACCCATGGGCGGAAGGCCACCAGGGCCACCGCCACCGAACATTCCGCCCATACCACGCATCATTTTCTGCATGCCGCCGCCCTTCATTTTCTTCATCATTTTGCTCATTTGCTTATGTTGCTTGAGCAAGCGATTTAAATCTTGGACCTGCGTTCCTGACCCAACCGTAATACGGCGCTTACGAGAACCGTTCAACAAGTCAGGGTTTTTGCGTTCAGCGGGCGTCATGGAGCTTATAATGGCGTCCATCTGCTTAAACTGCTTACCCATATCGGCTTGTTCTGCCATTTGCGCCATATTGCCCATGCCGGGCAATTTTTCCAGCATTGCGGTCATGCCGCCCATATTATTCATTTGCTGCAACTGATCACGTAAGTCTTCCAAATCAAAACGCTTACCGGCCTGCACTTTTTTCGCTAATTTTTCAGCCTTCTCTTTATCGACTTTTTGCTCGACGTCTTCGATTAGCGACATAATATCGCCCATTCCAAGAATTCGAGAAGCAACGCGATCAGGATGGAACGGCTCTAGCGCTTCGGTTTTTTCACCTACACCCATAAATTTAATGGGCTTACCGGTTACGTGCCGAACAGATAACGCTGCACCACCACGCGCATCACCGTCAGTTTTGGTTAGAACCACACCGGTTAACGGCAACGCCTCGTT is a genomic window of Teredinibacter purpureus containing:
- the rpsP gene encoding 30S ribosomal protein S16 gives rise to the protein MVSIRLARGGSKKRPFYHLTVADSRKARNGRYIERVGFFNPIARGQEERLRIDNERLDYWAGQGAQISDRVAKLLKEATAAA